A segment of the Candidatus Andeanibacterium colombiense genome:
AAGCCTCCGACATCGCCCCGAGCGGCGCGATTTTTGGGGAATCCGGCTTCGGGCCGCCCGTGCCCGACCCCGTCCAAGCCATACCCGCCGCGTTCCGCCCGCTCGATCTGGGCGATTTCGACGACGACGAGGCTCCGCTGCCATCGCTGTCGCTGCCCCTTGCCGGGCTCACCCCGGCAGCGGCCGAAGAAACCGGCGACGATGAACTCGACGATATCGGCGAGGCAGAGGAGCATTACAGTTCGTTGCTGGCAATGAAGCAGCCGGCCTTCGAACAGGCCGGCCGCCCGTTCGACGGACCCACAGACGAACCGGCGCAATCCGGCCGCCCGGATCCGACCGACACCGACCGCGCTTTGCGCGCAGCTCTGGCGGCGCTCCAGAACATGAGCGGCGCCGCCTAACTCCGCAGCCTCTCGCTGGCTGCACGAAGAAGGCCGGCACCCGCGGAGCGAGCGCGGCATGCGCTCTCCCGACCCCATCGCGGTTGCAAAATGCGTCTTGTGTCGCCAAGGGGAAAATTCGCGACATTTTTGCTGCCTTAAGCGGCAGGGTGAGTCGCGCTTCATTGTGGAAGCGCTGCTTCGGCGGTGCCTTCATGGGGTTTTGACAGGACTGATATTCGATGGGTTATCCGCCGCCTCAAGGTTTTTACGATCCGGCTAACGAGCATGACGCATGCGGTGTGGGCTTTATTGCCCATATCAAGGGCGCCAAATCGCATGCCATCGTAAAACAGGCGCTGGAAATCCTCGCCAATCTCGACCACCGTGGCGCGGTTGGGGCCGATCCGCTGCTGGGCGATGGCGCGGGCCTGCTGATGCAGATTCCCGATCCATTGCTGCGCAAATGGGCCGAGAGCGAAGGCAAGGTGCTGCCGGCACCGGGCGATTACGCGGTCGCGATGTGCTTCCTGCCGCAGCATGACGAAGCCCGCGACTTCATCGTCGGCCAGTTCGAGAAGTTCATCGCCAAGGAAGGCCAGGAACTGGTCGGCTGGCGCGACGTGCCGACCGATCTGACCGGGCTCGGCAGAGCGGTGATCGAGAGCATGCCGATGATCCGGCAGTGCATCGTTGCACGCGGCGCATCGACGCCCGATCAGGACGCTTTCGAACGCAAGCTGATCACGATCCGCAAGCAGACCCAGAACCCGCTCGACGCGCTCGCCGAAAAGCACGACCTGCCCGAAATCGCCGATCTATATATGCCGAGCTTCTCGAGCCGCACGGTGGTCTACAAAGGTCTGCTGCTCGCCAATCAAGTGGGCAGCTTCTACCGCGACCTCGCCGATCCCGATTGCGTCAGCGCGCTCGGGCTCGTCCACCAGCGCTTCAGCACCAACACTTTCCCCAGCTGGAAACTTGCGCACCCCTACCGCCTGATCGCCCACAATGGCGAGATCAACACGGTGCGCGGAAACGTGAACTGGATGAATGCGCGTCGCCGCACGATGGAATCGGACCTGCTCGGCCCGGACCTCGACAAGCTCTGGCCGATCATTCCGCACGGCCAGTCCGACACCGCATGCCTCGACAATGCGCTCGAGCTGCTGCTCGCCGGCGGCTACAGCCTCGCCCATGCGATGATGATGTTGATGCCGGAAGCCTGGGCCGGCAACCCGCTGATGGAGCCGGCTCGCCGCGCATTCTACGAATACCATGCCGCGCTGATGGAACCGTGGGACGGGCCGGCGGCGGTCGCCTTCACCGACGGACGCCAGATCGGCGCGACGCTCGACCGGAACGGGTTGCGTCCGGCGCGCTGGCTGGTGACCAAGGACGATCTCGTCTGCATGGCTTCGGAAAGCGGTGTGCTGCCCTTCGCCGAGGAAGATATCGTGCGCAAATGGCGGCTCCAGCCGGGCCGCATGCTGCTGATCGATTTCGCGCAGGGCCGGATCGTCGAGGACGAGGAGCTCAAGGCCGAGCTCGCCAACGCGCATCCGTACGACAAGTGGCTTGAGCAGGCGCAGTATAAACTCGAAGATCTGCACGACATCGACCATGAGCTGGCCGATCCGATCCCCGAATCGGGGACGCTGCTGCAGCGCCAGCAGGCGTTCGGCTATACCCAGGAAGACCTCGCCAAGTTCCTCGAGCCGATGGCCGTGAACGGCGACGATCCGATCGGGTCTATGGGCACGGACACGCCGATCGCGGTGCTGTCCGATCGCAGTCGCCTGCTCTACGATTATTTCAAGCAGAACTTCGCGCAGGTGACCAACCCGCCGATCGACCCGATCCGCGAAGAGCTGGTGATGAGCCTGCTGTCGATGATCGGGCCGCGCCCGAACCTGCTCGGCCGCGAAGCCGGCACGCACAAGCGGCTCGAAGTCAGCCAGCCGATCCTGACCGACGAGGATCTCGCGAAGATCCGCTCGGTCGAAGCCGGGCTTGACGGCGCATTCCGCACCGCGACGGTCGATATCACCTGGGACGCCGCCACCGGTGCCGACGGCATCGTGCAGGCGATCAAGGAAATGTGCTGGGCCGCGACCGAGGCGGTGCTGCAGGACAAGAACATCCTGATCCTGAGCGACCGTGCGCAGAGCGCGAGCCGGATCCCGATCCCGGCGGCCCTGGCGACCGCGGCGGTCCACCATCACCTCGTTCGCCAGGGCCTGCGGATGCAGACCGGGCTGGTGGTCGAAACCGGCGAAGCGCGCGAAGTGCATCATTTCTGCGTGCTCGCAGGCTATGGCGCCGAGGCGATCAACCCCTATCTCGCATTCGAGACGATGGAGCGGATCCGCGCCGACAAGCACCCGCAGATCGAAGCGAACCAGGTCCGCAAGAACTACGTCAAGGCGATCGGCAAGGGCATCCTCAAGGTCATGTCCAAGATGGGCATCTCGACCTACCAGTCCTATTGCGGCGCGCAGATCTTCGACGCGGTCGGGCTCAACAAGGCGTTCATCGACGCCTATTTCACCGGCACCGCGACCACCATCGAAGGCATCGGCGTGACCGAAGTGGCCGAGGAAGCGGTGCGCCGCCACGCGACCGCCTATGGCGACGATCCGATCTATCACAACATGCTCGACGTCGGCGGGATGTACCAGCTGCGCCTGCGCGGCGAGGAACATGCGTGGACCGCGCAGAGTGTTTCGAGCCTGCAGCACGCGGTCCGCTCGAACAGCCACAAGAATTACGAGGACTTCGCCCGAGCGATCAACGACCAGTCGGAACGGCTGCTGACGATCCGCGGGCTGCTCAATCTGAAGCAGGCCGAGACGGCGCTCGACATTGCCGAGGTCGAACCGGCCAGGGACATCGTCAAGCGCTTCGTCACCGGCGCGATGAGCTACGGCTCGATCAGCTGGGAAGCGCACACTACGCTGGCCCTGGCGATGAACCAGATCGGCGGCAAGTCGAACACCGGCGAAGGCGGCGAGGATCCGCGCCGCTTCCAGCCGCTGGCCGACGGGCGCTCGATGCGCTCGGCGATCAAGCAGGTCGCGTCGGGTCGCTTCGGCGTGACCGCCGAATATCTCGTCAATTCGGACGACATCCAGATCAAGATGGCACAGGGCGCGAAGCCCGGCGAAGGCGGCCAGCTGCCCGGCGACAAGGTCGACAAGACCATCGGCGCGACCCGCCACGCAACCCCGGGGGTCGGCCTGATCTCGCCGCCGCCGCACCACGACATCTATTCGATCGAGGATCTCGCGCAGCTGATCCACGACCTCAAGAACGTGCAGCCGAAGTCGCGTATTTCGGTGAAGCTCGTGTCGGAAGTCGGCGTCGGCACGGTCGCGGCGGGCGTTTCGAAGGCGCGCGCCGACCATGTGACGATCTCGGGCTATGAAGGCGGCACCGGCGCTTCGCCGCTGACTTCGCTGACCCATGCGGGCAGCCCGTGGGAAATCGGCCTCGCCGAAACCCAGCAGACGCTGCTGCTCAACGATCTGCGCAGCCGCATCGCGGTGCAGGTCGATGGCGGCATCCGCACCGGCCGCGACGTCGCGATCGGCGCGCTGCTCGGCGCGGACGAGTTCGGCTTCGCCACCGCCCCGCTGATCGCTGCCGGCTGCATCATGATGCGCAAGTGCCACCTCAAC
Coding sequences within it:
- the gltB gene encoding glutamate synthase large subunit, giving the protein MGYPPPQGFYDPANEHDACGVGFIAHIKGAKSHAIVKQALEILANLDHRGAVGADPLLGDGAGLLMQIPDPLLRKWAESEGKVLPAPGDYAVAMCFLPQHDEARDFIVGQFEKFIAKEGQELVGWRDVPTDLTGLGRAVIESMPMIRQCIVARGASTPDQDAFERKLITIRKQTQNPLDALAEKHDLPEIADLYMPSFSSRTVVYKGLLLANQVGSFYRDLADPDCVSALGLVHQRFSTNTFPSWKLAHPYRLIAHNGEINTVRGNVNWMNARRRTMESDLLGPDLDKLWPIIPHGQSDTACLDNALELLLAGGYSLAHAMMMLMPEAWAGNPLMEPARRAFYEYHAALMEPWDGPAAVAFTDGRQIGATLDRNGLRPARWLVTKDDLVCMASESGVLPFAEEDIVRKWRLQPGRMLLIDFAQGRIVEDEELKAELANAHPYDKWLEQAQYKLEDLHDIDHELADPIPESGTLLQRQQAFGYTQEDLAKFLEPMAVNGDDPIGSMGTDTPIAVLSDRSRLLYDYFKQNFAQVTNPPIDPIREELVMSLLSMIGPRPNLLGREAGTHKRLEVSQPILTDEDLAKIRSVEAGLDGAFRTATVDITWDAATGADGIVQAIKEMCWAATEAVLQDKNILILSDRAQSASRIPIPAALATAAVHHHLVRQGLRMQTGLVVETGEAREVHHFCVLAGYGAEAINPYLAFETMERIRADKHPQIEANQVRKNYVKAIGKGILKVMSKMGISTYQSYCGAQIFDAVGLNKAFIDAYFTGTATTIEGIGVTEVAEEAVRRHATAYGDDPIYHNMLDVGGMYQLRLRGEEHAWTAQSVSSLQHAVRSNSHKNYEDFARAINDQSERLLTIRGLLNLKQAETALDIAEVEPARDIVKRFVTGAMSYGSISWEAHTTLALAMNQIGGKSNTGEGGEDPRRFQPLADGRSMRSAIKQVASGRFGVTAEYLVNSDDIQIKMAQGAKPGEGGQLPGDKVDKTIGATRHATPGVGLISPPPHHDIYSIEDLAQLIHDLKNVQPKSRISVKLVSEVGVGTVAAGVSKARADHVTISGYEGGTGASPLTSLTHAGSPWEIGLAETQQTLLLNDLRSRIAVQVDGGIRTGRDVAIGALLGADEFGFATAPLIAAGCIMMRKCHLNTCPVGVATQDPVLRARFVGQPEHVINYFFFVAEELRQIMAEMGFRTVEEMIGRVDRLDMKKAITHWKAQGIDLSRLLYQVPLAEGATLHHTQTQDHGLDKALDNELIAACKPALENGEAVVLERTIRNVNRTAGAMLSGRIAEKYGHAGLKPETIRINLTGVAGQSFGAWLAHGVTLDLVGDANDYVGKGLSGGRVIVRQPANVNREPTENIIVGNTVLYGAIAGEAYFNGVGGERFAVRNSGAIAVVEGTGDHGCEYMTGGVVVVLGKTGRNFAAGMSGGIAYVYDEDGSFAQRCNPAQVDLLPIPADADVEDGAGRPQQRPVSVQDFGMGDMLRHDAERLKILIERHKLHTGSARATALLDNWEEARGRFLKIMPRDYAKALRLLEAEREEAASVAAE